The Sphingomonas sanxanigenens DSM 19645 = NX02 genome includes a region encoding these proteins:
- a CDS encoding calcium-binding protein — MYFTIDRANGALFALTGYSTSGTFFFEDDEVIVTYGSYWSLSYAEIGGGVSRNFSGGSSSQFTVVGPLNLLLDPTPDVREFAIVFESFPDSSDAITDGLEYYTVKNAAYVTTPVALVGEETGDHPYFNVTDLLIGGSAGDQLSGLSGNDWLDGGDGADLLDGGDHNDMLNGGAGNDTLDGGLGNDRLEGGAGADTLRGGAGDDTYILDAHDIIVELAGEGTDTVLASTNMFTLTFANVENITRVGDASFRGTGNAGANRIDGAGGTDILDGGAGNDVLNGGAGNDTLIGGTGADALNGGDGIDTASYEAATGAAAITLLTGVVSGAAAGDSFSGIEIIKGTAFNDLLRGDATANTFYGNAGNDDLRGGEGNDVLHGGDGDDRLLGEAGNDRLAGGAGDDIFYLNGGGGRDTITDFTAGAAAGDVLRIGVGLPFESFEEIMAVASQSGANTVIRFDASNSVTLLNVSLASLDTGDFLFI, encoded by the coding sequence ATGTACTTTACGATCGACCGCGCAAACGGCGCGCTGTTCGCGCTGACGGGCTACAGCACGTCGGGCACATTCTTCTTCGAGGATGATGAGGTCATCGTCACCTACGGGTCCTATTGGTCGCTCTCCTACGCCGAGATCGGCGGTGGCGTGTCGCGCAACTTCTCGGGAGGCAGCAGTTCGCAGTTCACCGTCGTCGGCCCGCTCAACCTGCTCCTCGACCCGACGCCCGACGTGCGCGAGTTCGCGATCGTCTTCGAGAGCTTTCCCGATTCGAGCGATGCGATCACCGATGGCCTCGAATATTATACGGTGAAGAACGCCGCCTATGTCACCACGCCGGTGGCGCTCGTCGGAGAAGAGACCGGCGACCATCCGTATTTCAACGTCACCGACCTGCTGATCGGCGGCAGCGCCGGCGACCAGCTGAGCGGGCTGAGCGGCAATGACTGGCTCGACGGCGGCGACGGCGCGGACCTGCTCGACGGCGGCGATCATAATGACATGCTGAACGGCGGTGCCGGCAACGACACGCTCGACGGCGGCCTGGGCAACGACCGGCTCGAAGGCGGCGCGGGCGCCGACACGCTGCGCGGCGGCGCGGGTGACGACACCTATATCCTCGACGCCCACGATATCATCGTCGAACTGGCGGGCGAGGGCACCGATACCGTTCTCGCCAGCACCAACATGTTCACGCTGACCTTCGCCAATGTCGAGAACATCACCCGCGTGGGCGATGCCAGCTTCCGCGGCACCGGCAATGCCGGCGCGAACCGGATCGACGGTGCCGGCGGCACCGACATCCTCGATGGGGGTGCCGGCAATGACGTGCTGAACGGCGGTGCCGGCAACGACACGCTGATCGGCGGCACCGGCGCGGATGCGCTCAACGGCGGCGACGGTATCGATACCGCCAGCTACGAGGCCGCCACGGGGGCGGCGGCGATCACGCTGCTGACCGGCGTCGTCAGCGGTGCCGCCGCGGGGGACAGCTTCTCCGGCATCGAGATCATCAAGGGCACCGCCTTCAACGACCTGTTGCGCGGCGACGCGACGGCGAACACCTTCTACGGCAATGCCGGCAACGACGATCTGCGCGGCGGCGAAGGCAACGACGTGCTCCATGGCGGTGACGGCGATGACCGGCTGCTGGGCGAGGCGGGCAACGACCGGCTGGCCGGCGGCGCGGGCGACGATATCTTCTACCTCAACGGTGGCGGCGGCCGCGATACGATTACCGATTTCACTGCGGGCGCCGCCGCCGGCGACGTGCTGCGGATCGGCGTGGGGCTGCCGTTCGAAAGCTTCGAGGAGATCATGGCGGTGGCGTCGCAATCGGGCGCCAACACGGTGATCCGCTTCGACGCAAGCAATTCGGTGACCCTGCTCAACGTCTCGCTGGCAAGCCTGGACACCGGCGACTTCCTGTTCATCTGA
- a CDS encoding MerR family transcriptional regulator: MQAVEADARGDLRGIQDVADALGITPRTLRFYEDRGLIQPHRIGTMRVYTKREVGRMQLILRGKRLGFTLRDIEEFLDLYDADPQHIEQMRALSERVGQRIAELEHQREALDQTLAELRLIDAQARERIARSC, translated from the coding sequence TTGCAGGCGGTTGAAGCCGATGCGCGGGGTGATCTGCGCGGGATCCAGGATGTCGCCGACGCGCTCGGCATCACCCCGCGCACCTTGCGCTTCTATGAGGATCGCGGGCTGATCCAGCCGCACCGCATCGGCACGATGCGCGTCTATACGAAGCGCGAGGTGGGCCGCATGCAGCTCATATTGCGCGGCAAGCGGCTGGGCTTCACGCTGCGCGACATCGAGGAATTTCTCGACCTCTACGACGCCGACCCCCAGCACATCGAACAGATGCGCGCGCTTTCCGAACGCGTCGGCCAGCGCATCGCCGAACTGGAACATCAGCGCGAGGCGCTGGACCAGACCCTCGCCGAACTCCGCCTGATCGACGCCCAGGCCCGCGAAAGGATCGCGAGAAGCTGCTGA
- a CDS encoding long-chain-fatty-acid--CoA ligase, with translation MNNAPTDRIAPNTRSIAHGLPLPARPRLIDHLLRDTVRRFGDRIAYDFLGRRTTYAELDVLVDRAAAGLQALGAKHGSRVALCLPNTPYYPILYCAALRIGATVVNVNPLYTERELTHLLKDSRAEIIATADVAEHHARVVTVAQQLGVPHVITCPIADALPRATGLLYRLLKRAEIGRAPKNARFTDFAHLVAGNAQPYRVAVKPDDLAVLQYTGGTTGLPKAAMLTHANLVANADAMVVHVGGEREEQDRVMGVLPLFHVFALTTVLNFSLRTGAEMILLPRFELQQLLRAIARARPTYLPAVPTIYNAINLAAAKQKVDLSSVRACISGGAPLPPEVRQSFETITGAKLVEGYGLSEASPIITCNPFDGLNKSGSAGQPFPGTTIEIRDREDPTRIVPLGENGEICARGPQVMGAYWDKPEESRNAFVDGALRTGDVGHLDADGYLFIVDRMKDMILSSGYNVYPRVIEDALYEHPAVAEAVVIGVPDAYRGQAAKGFVTLVEGASVTPEALRDFLRDKVSKIELPREIEIRKSLPKTLIGKLSKKELVEEEKAKAAAGAAGATKEVGVAGG, from the coding sequence ATGAACAACGCGCCGACCGATCGGATCGCACCCAACACCCGCAGCATCGCGCATGGCCTGCCGCTGCCGGCCCGGCCACGGCTGATCGACCATCTGCTGAGAGACACGGTGCGGCGCTTCGGCGACCGTATCGCCTATGATTTCCTCGGCCGCCGCACGACCTATGCCGAACTGGACGTGCTGGTGGATCGCGCCGCCGCCGGCCTGCAGGCGCTGGGGGCCAAGCATGGCAGCCGGGTGGCGCTGTGCCTGCCCAACACGCCCTATTATCCGATCCTCTACTGCGCCGCGCTGCGAATCGGTGCGACGGTGGTCAACGTGAACCCGCTCTATACCGAGCGCGAGCTGACCCACCTGCTCAAGGATTCGCGCGCCGAGATCATCGCGACCGCGGATGTCGCCGAACATCATGCCCGCGTGGTGACGGTCGCTCAGCAATTGGGCGTTCCCCACGTCATCACCTGTCCGATCGCCGATGCGCTGCCGCGCGCGACCGGCCTCCTCTATCGGCTGCTCAAACGCGCGGAGATCGGCCGGGCTCCCAAAAATGCGCGCTTCACCGATTTCGCGCATCTCGTGGCGGGCAATGCCCAGCCCTATCGGGTGGCGGTGAAGCCGGACGATCTGGCGGTGCTGCAATATACCGGCGGCACCACCGGCCTGCCCAAGGCGGCGATGCTCACCCACGCCAACCTCGTCGCCAATGCCGATGCGATGGTGGTCCATGTCGGCGGCGAGCGCGAAGAGCAGGACCGGGTGATGGGCGTGCTGCCGCTGTTCCATGTCTTCGCGCTCACCACGGTGCTCAACTTCTCGCTGCGCACCGGCGCCGAGATGATCCTGCTGCCGCGCTTCGAACTGCAGCAGTTGCTGCGCGCGATCGCCCGCGCCAGGCCGACCTACCTGCCGGCGGTGCCGACGATCTACAATGCGATCAACCTGGCGGCGGCGAAGCAGAAGGTCGATCTCTCCTCGGTCCGCGCCTGCATCTCCGGCGGCGCGCCGCTGCCGCCCGAGGTCCGCCAGAGCTTCGAGACGATCACCGGCGCGAAGCTCGTCGAGGGCTATGGCCTGTCGGAAGCGTCGCCGATCATCACCTGCAATCCGTTCGACGGGCTCAACAAGTCGGGCTCGGCGGGCCAGCCCTTCCCGGGCACGACGATCGAGATCCGCGACCGCGAGGATCCCACCCGCATCGTGCCGCTGGGCGAGAATGGCGAGATCTGCGCGCGCGGGCCCCAGGTGATGGGCGCCTATTGGGACAAGCCCGAGGAAAGCCGCAACGCCTTCGTCGATGGCGCGCTGCGCACCGGCGATGTCGGCCATCTCGATGCGGACGGCTATCTGTTCATCGTCGACCGGATGAAGGACATGATCCTGTCCTCCGGCTACAACGTCTATCCGCGCGTGATCGAGGATGCGCTCTACGAGCATCCGGCGGTGGCGGAGGCGGTGGTGATCGGCGTGCCGGACGCCTATCGCGGGCAGGCGGCGAAGGGTTTCGTCACGCTGGTGGAGGGCGCGAGCGTTACGCCCGAAGCCTTGCGCGACTTTCTGCGTGACAAAGTGAGCAAGATCGAGCTTCCCCGCGAGATCGAAATCCGCAAATCCTTGCCCAAGACGCTGATCGGCAAACTCTCCAAGAAGGAGCTGGTCGAGGAGGAAAAGGCGAAGGCGGCGGCAGGGGCCGCCGGCGCGACGAAGGAGGTTGGGGTTGCAGGCGGTTGA
- a CDS encoding thiolase family protein: MTDAVIAGYARSPFHLATKGALARVRPDDLTAQVIRGLLERTRVDPAEIEDIILGCAFPEGEQGLNVARLIGLLADLPLSVGGMTVNRFCGSSMSAIHIAVGQIQIGAGEAFICAGVESMSRIPMGGYNPLPNPALAKAQPGAYMGMGETAENVARKYQITRAEQDAFAVKSQKKAGAARDGGRLADEIVPIQTKAGVISEDGIIRADTTEDVLAGLKPAFDAEGSVTAGTSSPLTDGASAVLVTSAEFAARHGLTVMAKIRSVGVAGCAPETMGLGPIAASTKALARAGITAADLDVVEINEAFASQAIACIRDLELKDETINLDGGAIAIGHPLGATGARIVGKAAALLAREGGRYALATQCIGGGQGIATVLERA, from the coding sequence ATGACCGACGCCGTCATCGCGGGTTACGCCCGTTCGCCGTTCCACCTCGCCACCAAGGGCGCGCTCGCCAGGGTCCGTCCCGACGATCTCACCGCGCAGGTGATTCGCGGGTTGCTGGAGCGGACCAGGGTCGATCCCGCCGAGATCGAGGACATCATCCTGGGCTGCGCCTTCCCCGAGGGGGAACAGGGCTTGAACGTCGCGCGGCTGATCGGGTTGCTCGCGGACCTGCCGCTGTCGGTGGGCGGCATGACGGTGAACCGCTTCTGCGGTTCCTCTATGAGCGCGATCCACATCGCCGTCGGCCAGATCCAGATCGGCGCGGGTGAGGCTTTCATCTGCGCGGGTGTCGAATCGATGAGCCGCATTCCGATGGGCGGCTACAACCCGCTGCCCAACCCCGCGCTCGCGAAGGCGCAGCCCGGCGCCTATATGGGCATGGGCGAGACCGCCGAGAACGTCGCCCGCAAGTACCAGATCACCCGCGCCGAGCAGGACGCGTTCGCGGTGAAGAGCCAGAAGAAGGCCGGCGCCGCGCGCGATGGCGGCCGCCTGGCCGACGAGATCGTGCCGATCCAGACCAAGGCGGGCGTGATCAGCGAGGACGGCATCATCCGCGCCGACACCACCGAGGACGTCCTCGCCGGGCTGAAGCCGGCGTTCGACGCCGAAGGATCGGTCACCGCCGGCACCTCCTCCCCGCTCACAGATGGCGCCTCCGCGGTGCTGGTCACCTCGGCCGAATTCGCCGCTAGGCATGGCCTGACCGTGATGGCGAAGATCAGGTCGGTCGGTGTCGCCGGCTGCGCGCCCGAGACGATGGGGCTCGGCCCGATCGCCGCGTCGACCAAGGCGCTCGCCCGCGCGGGCATCACCGCCGCCGACCTCGACGTGGTCGAGATCAACGAGGCGTTCGCGAGCCAGGCGATCGCCTGCATCCGCGACCTCGAGCTCAAGGACGAGACGATCAACCTCGATGGCGGCGCGATCGCGATCGGCCACCCGCTGGGCGCGACCGGCGCGCGCATCGTCGGCAAGGCGGCGGCGCTGCTGGCGCGCGAGGGCGGCCGCTATGCGCTCGCCACCCAGTGCATCGGCGGCGGCCAGGGCATCGCCACCGTGCTGGAGCGTGCATGA